In Neorhizobium sp. NCHU2750, a single genomic region encodes these proteins:
- a CDS encoding aldo/keto reductase, giving the protein MKTRTLGKDLEVSAIGLGCMGMSHAYGGQDEASSIRTLHRAVDLGVTFFDTAEVYGPFVNEELVGKALKPYRDRVTIATKFGFKIDTSKTDGSAMVGLDSRPEHVREVAEASLKRLGIEVIDLFYQHRPDPNVPIEDTVGAMSELVKEGKVRTLGLSEASSDLIRRAHKVHPITALQSEYSLWTRDPEGDILDTCRELDIGFVPFSPLGRGFLTGKLTSTSEMAAHDMRRNMPRFEEANMAANMALVKLIEEMAAAKGASAAQLALAWVLAKGDFIVPIPGARKIPNLEQNVAATDVELTSEEIAKLDDMLSPDKIAGARYGATATWTPKR; this is encoded by the coding sequence ATGAAAACCCGCACACTCGGAAAAGACCTCGAAGTTTCCGCCATCGGCCTCGGATGCATGGGCATGAGCCATGCCTATGGCGGTCAGGACGAGGCAAGCTCGATCAGGACACTTCACCGCGCCGTCGATCTCGGCGTCACCTTCTTCGATACGGCCGAAGTCTATGGCCCGTTCGTCAACGAGGAACTGGTGGGCAAGGCGCTGAAGCCCTATCGCGACCGCGTGACGATCGCCACCAAGTTCGGCTTCAAGATCGACACGTCGAAGACCGACGGTTCGGCGATGGTCGGGCTCGACAGCCGGCCGGAACATGTGCGCGAAGTGGCGGAAGCATCGCTGAAGCGGCTCGGCATCGAGGTGATCGACCTGTTCTACCAGCACCGTCCCGATCCGAACGTGCCGATCGAAGATACGGTGGGCGCCATGAGCGAGCTGGTGAAGGAAGGCAAGGTGAGGACGCTCGGCCTTTCGGAAGCAAGCTCCGATCTCATCCGCCGCGCCCACAAGGTTCACCCGATCACAGCCTTGCAGAGCGAATATTCGCTGTGGACCCGCGATCCGGAAGGCGACATTCTCGATACCTGCCGCGAGCTTGACATCGGCTTCGTGCCGTTCAGCCCGCTCGGTCGCGGGTTCCTGACCGGCAAGTTGACGAGTACGTCGGAAATGGCCGCCCATGACATGCGCCGGAACATGCCGCGTTTCGAAGAGGCCAATATGGCTGCCAATATGGCTTTGGTAAAACTCATCGAGGAGATGGCGGCGGCAAAGGGCGCAAGTGCGGCGCAGCTGGCGCTCGCCTGGGTTCTGGCCAAGGGCGATTTCATCGTGCCGATCCCCGGTGCGCGCAAAATCCCCAACCTCGAACAGAATGTTGCGGCAACCGATGTGGAGCTCACCAGCGAGGAAATCGCAAAGCTCGACGAC
- a CDS encoding LysR family transcriptional regulator, giving the protein MKRTQLSQLAVFAAVAEARSFRAAARELGIAPSAVSHSVSSLEASLGLRLLARTTRSVAPTEEGRRLLDTLAPALGDIGATLDGLAERGDRPAGPLRITMTRLAAEDLIVPRSAEFLNLYPEIELDLTTDDRFEDVVAGGYDAGLRLGEHLEQDMVAVRAGPRITGAIVASAGYFETHPTPRHPGDLLAHRCIRRRFGSGAIYRWELEKDGKPIVVDVRGPLILTDQTLIRRAALDGAGLAYIFNQRVAEDISEGRLIRVLEDWCQPFDGFYIYYPSRRQMRPALRAFVDFFRHSD; this is encoded by the coding sequence ATGAAGAGAACCCAGCTTTCCCAACTCGCCGTCTTCGCCGCCGTCGCCGAGGCGCGCAGCTTTCGCGCCGCCGCCCGTGAACTGGGCATTGCGCCTTCAGCGGTCAGCCATTCCGTATCGTCGCTGGAGGCAAGCCTTGGCCTCAGGCTCCTTGCCCGCACGACGCGCAGCGTCGCGCCGACCGAAGAGGGCAGGCGGCTGCTCGACACCCTGGCGCCGGCGCTCGGCGATATAGGTGCAACGCTCGATGGTCTCGCCGAGCGGGGTGACCGCCCTGCCGGCCCGCTGCGCATCACCATGACGCGGCTTGCCGCCGAAGACCTGATCGTTCCCCGCAGCGCGGAATTCCTTAACCTCTATCCTGAAATCGAGCTCGACCTGACGACCGATGACCGGTTCGAGGATGTGGTCGCCGGCGGCTATGATGCGGGCTTGCGGCTCGGTGAACATCTGGAGCAGGACATGGTGGCGGTGAGGGCTGGTCCGCGCATCACCGGGGCGATCGTCGCATCTGCCGGCTATTTCGAGACACATCCGACCCCACGCCATCCGGGTGACCTTCTGGCGCATCGCTGCATCCGTCGCCGTTTCGGCAGCGGCGCCATTTATCGCTGGGAACTGGAAAAGGACGGCAAGCCGATTGTCGTCGATGTGCGCGGCCCGCTGATCCTCACCGACCAGACATTGATCCGCCGTGCCGCGCTCGATGGCGCAGGGCTCGCCTATATATTCAACCAGCGTGTCGCCGAGGATATATCGGAAGGACGGCTTATCCGCGTGCTGGAAGACTGGTGTCAGCCCTTCGACGGCTTCTACATCTATTACCCCTCGCGCCGGCAGATGCGCCCGGCGCTGAGGGCCTTCGTGGATTTCTTCCGCCATAGCGACTGA
- a CDS encoding aldo/keto reductase, translated as MDLRVLGRTGLSISPVVFGGNVFGWTADEKTSFGLLDKFFDAGFDTIDTADCYSGWAPGNGGGESEIIIGKWLKQSGRPRDEVVVITKVGSTPKGAAMEKGLSRAHVIEAVEGSLKRLQSDYIDLYLSHWPDPQTPHEETLSAFATLKEQGKIRAIGCSNFDASQLAASLEAAEKAGLPRYDVLEPEYNLYNRAGLDGALADLCNAQDIGVITYFSLASGFLTGKYKSKADSEGTSRGGMVAKYFDERGMRILAALDEVAAETHSHPASVALAWIAQRPGVTAPIASATNDRQLDTLIAAGRLKLSADQMKLLNAASA; from the coding sequence ATGGACCTGCGCGTACTCGGCCGGACCGGCCTTTCCATTTCGCCCGTCGTTTTCGGCGGCAACGTATTTGGCTGGACGGCAGACGAGAAAACCTCCTTCGGTCTGCTCGACAAGTTCTTCGACGCCGGGTTCGACACGATCGATACCGCAGACTGCTATTCCGGCTGGGCGCCGGGAAATGGCGGCGGCGAATCGGAGATCATTATCGGCAAATGGCTGAAACAGTCCGGCCGTCCGCGTGACGAGGTGGTGGTCATCACCAAGGTTGGCTCCACCCCGAAGGGTGCCGCCATGGAGAAAGGGCTTTCCAGAGCCCATGTCATCGAAGCGGTCGAAGGATCGCTGAAGCGGCTGCAGAGCGATTATATCGATCTTTACCTGTCGCACTGGCCCGACCCGCAGACACCCCATGAAGAAACGCTTTCCGCCTTCGCGACGCTGAAGGAACAGGGCAAGATCCGCGCGATCGGCTGCTCCAACTTCGATGCCAGCCAGCTTGCGGCCTCGCTGGAGGCAGCGGAGAAGGCCGGGTTGCCGCGCTATGACGTGCTGGAGCCGGAGTATAATCTCTACAATCGTGCCGGTCTGGACGGCGCTCTGGCGGATCTTTGCAACGCGCAGGATATCGGCGTCATCACCTATTTCAGCCTCGCCTCCGGCTTCCTGACCGGCAAGTACAAGAGCAAGGCGGATAGCGAGGGAACCAGCCGGGGCGGCATGGTGGCGAAATATTTCGACGAGCGGGGCATGCGCATTCTCGCCGCGCTCGATGAAGTTGCGGCCGAGACGCATTCACACCCGGCTTCCGTCGCGCTTGCCTGGATTGCCCAGCGCCCGGGCGTTACGGCCCCGATCGCCAGCGCCACCAACGACCGCCAGCTCGACACGCTGATTGCAGCGGGCAGGCTCAAGCTCTCCGCCGACCAGATGAAGCTGCTCAACGCGGCCAGCGCCTGA
- a CDS encoding aldo/keto reductase, giving the protein MELRKLGRTGLSISPVVFGGNVFGWTADEKTSFELLDAFFGAGFNTIDTADVYSKWVPGHQGGESETVIGNWLKRGSVARDKAIIVTKVGHPSMSEDKLKARWVMEAAEASLKRLKTDYIDLYLSHFPDDETPHEETLGAFAKLKEQGKIRAIGCSNFSAEQLKASLDAAEKNGLPRYDVLQPEYNLYTRDKFEGALAELCMSQDIGVISYYALAAGFLTGKYRKPEDATGSARGYRIPDYINDKGMKVLAALDQVASETGASLASIAIAWVGSRPGITAPIASATSLRQLTSIFDAGKLQLTDAQMKLLNEAV; this is encoded by the coding sequence ATGGAGTTGCGCAAACTCGGCCGTACCGGCCTGTCGATTTCCCCCGTCGTCTTCGGTGGCAATGTTTTCGGCTGGACTGCCGATGAAAAGACCTCTTTCGAGCTGCTCGATGCGTTTTTCGGCGCAGGCTTCAACACGATCGACACGGCGGATGTCTATTCGAAATGGGTGCCGGGCCATCAGGGCGGCGAGAGCGAGACCGTGATCGGCAACTGGCTGAAGCGCGGCTCGGTGGCACGCGACAAGGCGATCATCGTTACCAAGGTCGGCCATCCTTCAATGAGCGAGGACAAGCTGAAGGCACGCTGGGTGATGGAAGCGGCGGAAGCCTCTCTGAAGCGGCTGAAGACCGATTACATCGATCTCTACCTGTCGCATTTTCCCGATGACGAGACACCGCATGAAGAAACGCTCGGCGCGTTTGCCAAGCTGAAGGAACAAGGCAAGATCCGCGCCATCGGCTGCTCGAATTTCAGCGCTGAACAGCTCAAGGCCTCGCTCGATGCGGCCGAGAAGAACGGCCTGCCGCGTTACGACGTGCTGCAGCCGGAATATAATCTCTATACCCGCGACAAGTTCGAGGGTGCTTTGGCGGAGCTCTGCATGTCGCAGGATATCGGCGTGATCAGCTATTATGCGCTGGCGGCAGGCTTCCTCACCGGCAAGTATCGCAAGCCGGAGGACGCGACGGGCAGCGCCCGCGGTTATCGCATCCCCGACTACATCAACGACAAGGGCATGAAGGTGCTGGCGGCGCTCGATCAGGTTGCCAGCGAGACGGGGGCGAGCCTGGCATCCATCGCCATCGCCTGGGTCGGCAGCCGTCCGGGCATCACCGCACCGATTGCCAGCGCCACCAGCCTCAGGCAGCTCACCTCGATCTTCGATGCCGGCAAGCTGCAGCTCACCGACGCGCAGATGAAGCTGCTCAACGAGGCTGTCTGA
- a CDS encoding Gfo/Idh/MocA family oxidoreductase — translation MLRFGILSTARIARDAVMPALQDAENCVVTAVASRDMAKARALADRFGAPHAFGSYDEMLASDTIDAVYIPLPTSQHVEWAIKAADAGKHVLVEKPLALKASEIEPLIAARDRNRVMVSEAFMVTYAPVWLKVRELLKEGAIGELKHVQGAFSYFNRDAANMRNIPELGGGALPDIGVYPTIATRFSTGSEPRRVQAVVRRDPDFGTDIYASVKADFGSFEMSFYVATQMANRQVMVFHGTEGYIEVKSPFNADRWGPEEIELSNQKHTVSQIFRFQDSRQYRRQAEAFARAVAGEEADVVTLENSVMNQRFIDAVYRAGQHDGWETV, via the coding sequence ATGTTGCGTTTCGGGATTTTGTCGACGGCAAGGATTGCCAGGGATGCGGTTATGCCGGCGCTACAGGATGCGGAAAACTGCGTGGTCACCGCGGTTGCCAGCCGCGACATGGCAAAGGCGCGTGCGCTCGCCGACCGTTTCGGCGCACCGCATGCCTTCGGTTCCTATGACGAAATGCTGGCCTCCGACACGATCGACGCGGTCTATATCCCGCTGCCGACCAGCCAGCATGTCGAATGGGCGATCAAAGCTGCCGATGCCGGCAAGCATGTCCTCGTCGAAAAGCCGCTGGCGTTGAAGGCATCCGAGATCGAGCCGCTGATTGCAGCCCGCGACAGGAACCGCGTCATGGTCTCCGAAGCCTTCATGGTCACCTATGCGCCGGTCTGGCTGAAGGTGAGGGAGCTTCTGAAAGAGGGCGCGATCGGCGAACTGAAACACGTCCAGGGCGCCTTCAGCTATTTCAACCGCGATGCCGCCAACATGCGCAACATCCCCGAACTCGGCGGTGGTGCGCTGCCGGATATCGGCGTCTATCCGACGATTGCCACCCGCTTTTCGACCGGCAGCGAGCCCCGGCGCGTGCAGGCGGTGGTCCGCCGCGATCCCGATTTCGGCACCGACATCTATGCCAGCGTCAAGGCGGATTTCGGCTCGTTCGAGATGAGTTTCTACGTCGCGACCCAGATGGCCAACCGGCAGGTCATGGTCTTCCACGGCACGGAGGGTTACATCGAGGTCAAGTCACCCTTCAACGCCGATCGCTGGGGCCCCGAGGAAATCGAGCTCTCCAACCAGAAACACACGGTCTCGCAGATCTTCCGCTTCCAGGACAGCCGCCAGTACCGGCGCCAGGCGGAAGCCTTTGCCAGGGCAGTCGCCGGCGAGGAGGCGGACGTCGTGACGCTGGAAAACTCGGTGATGAACCAGCGCTTCATCGATGCCGTCTATCGCGCCGGCCAGCATGACGGCTGGGAAACCGTCTGA
- a CDS encoding GtrA family protein encodes MKRILWFLFAGGIGFLIDVGVNHILLTYTPIGPFLSRIPAIMGAMSFTWFVNRNRTFEPSPHSLAVEGFRYWAVGITSALINYAIYSTLIARAPIQPAVAIVFASAAATLYSFFGYSRFVFRHKNPRRG; translated from the coding sequence ATGAAACGGATTTTATGGTTCCTGTTTGCCGGCGGCATCGGCTTCCTGATCGATGTCGGCGTCAACCACATCCTTTTGACCTATACGCCGATCGGGCCGTTCCTCTCGCGTATCCCGGCGATCATGGGCGCGATGAGCTTCACCTGGTTCGTCAATCGCAACCGCACATTCGAACCCTCGCCACATTCGCTGGCGGTCGAGGGGTTTCGCTACTGGGCGGTCGGGATTACCTCGGCACTGATCAACTATGCGATCTATTCGACGCTGATTGCGCGCGCGCCGATCCAGCCGGCGGTGGCGATCGTGTTCGCCTCGGCCGCCGCAACGCTCTACAGCTTCTTCGGCTATTCCCGCTTCGTCTTCCGCCACAAGAACCCGCGGCGGGGCTAG
- a CDS encoding glycosyltransferase encodes MSPPAGLAPGPQVANIAGNLAVAVLIPCYNEASTIDGVVRGFRETLPSARIYVYDNNSTDGTALKAMLAGAEVMRERRQGKGHVVRRMFADIEADLYIMADGDGTYSPKDAEELIRILLTERADMVVGTRRGVHDDAGRQGHAAGNRLFNILYRAIFGRDFTDIFSGYRAFSRRFVKSFPAVSGGFEIETEMSVHASRLKLPVAEIELDYGRRPEGSHSKLSTYRDGAKILWMFAMLMKETRPFAFFGAISAAFMAASLIFMAPVLVSYFETGLVERMPTWVFSLVLMVLSSLMFTAGLILDSVSRSHAEQLRIHYMSLPLGEHAPLSVPADDRTTGAKSAA; translated from the coding sequence ATGAGTCCCCCTGCCGGCCTTGCGCCCGGCCCTCAGGTCGCCAACATCGCCGGCAATCTGGCCGTTGCCGTGCTGATCCCCTGCTATAACGAAGCATCGACGATCGACGGGGTGGTCCGCGGCTTTCGCGAGACGCTGCCTTCCGCTCGCATCTATGTCTATGACAACAACTCCACCGATGGCACGGCGCTGAAGGCTATGCTGGCGGGTGCCGAGGTGATGCGCGAGCGGCGCCAGGGCAAGGGCCATGTGGTACGCCGGATGTTCGCCGATATCGAGGCCGATCTCTACATCATGGCCGATGGCGACGGCACCTATTCGCCGAAGGATGCGGAGGAACTCATCCGTATCCTGTTGACCGAGCGTGCCGACATGGTGGTGGGCACGCGCCGCGGCGTGCACGACGATGCCGGGCGGCAGGGCCATGCGGCCGGAAACCGGCTGTTCAACATCCTCTACCGGGCGATCTTCGGACGCGACTTCACCGACATATTCTCCGGCTACCGCGCCTTTTCGCGCCGCTTCGTGAAAAGTTTCCCGGCCGTTTCCGGCGGGTTCGAGATCGAGACGGAAATGTCGGTCCATGCATCGCGGCTGAAATTGCCGGTGGCCGAGATCGAACTCGATTACGGACGTCGCCCGGAAGGGTCGCATTCCAAGCTTTCGACCTATCGCGACGGCGCCAAAATCCTCTGGATGTTCGCCATGCTGATGAAGGAAACGCGGCCCTTCGCCTTTTTCGGCGCCATCAGCGCCGCCTTCATGGCCGCGAGCCTGATCTTCATGGCACCCGTGCTCGTCTCCTATTTCGAGACCGGTCTCGTCGAACGCATGCCGACCTGGGTCTTCTCGCTGGTGCTGATGGTTCTCTCGTCGCTGATGTTCACCGCCGGCCTCATTCTCGATTCCGTCTCGCGCTCCCATGCCGAACAGCTGCGCATCCATTATATGAGCCTGCCGCTCGGCGAACACGCGCCCCTGTCAGTCCCGGCCGATGACCGAACAACAGGCGCAAAGAGCGCGGCATGA